The Streptomyces sp. NBC_01298 genome contains the following window.
CCGCCGTCCCTGTTCCACCGACCCGATGTACTGCACGGAGTACCTGATCAGTGGGTGCAGTTGCTCCTGGGTCAGGCCGGCGCGTTTCCTGAAGGCCTTGACCGTCTCGCCGAAGTTGCGCAGGTCGGGGTCTGTCCCGGCCTCGTTGTCACCGCTGTCATCGACACTCGCCATGGAGGTCACCTCCCCGGCAACATGTTCACCGTCAGTGACCGAGACTGTCCAGAGCGCGAACTCGTACAGATGAAAAGTAGCGGTTCGCTTGCTGGGGAACACCCCGCCCCACGCGGGACTTTGCTCCCATGACCACACCCTCGGGCCCGGCCCGAACCCTCGCACGCACGTTCACTCAGCGTTTCAGCTCCACCCTGCGCGGCGCCCGCCTCGCCCGGCAGCTGGCGCTCGTCGAGCTGCACGACTGGGGGATCCCCGACCGCAGCGGGCTCTCCGAGGACGCCGGGCTGCTCGTCGCGGAGCTCGCCGCCAACGCGGTGACCCATGGGCGGGTCCAGGGGCGGGACTTCGAGCTGCGGATGAGCCTGCTTCCCGGGGCGCTGCGCATCGAGGTGTCCGATGCCCGGCGGGACCGCCGGCCGGCCGTGCGGCCGCACGAGTACGGGGCCGAGACCGGCTACGGCATGCGCCTCGTCGATGCCGTCGCCGCCGACTGGGGGGTCAGGGACCGGGTGGTCGGGAAGACGGTCTGGGCGGAGCTGCGCCTCCTGGGCGCGGTCACGGTCACGGTCACGGTGTAGCCCGCCACCGCGGTGCACTGTCGTCCGGTCTGTCCGGGCTCGCGAAGTGGAACGGGACTCCGAGGTGGGCCGCCAGAGCAGTGCCGGCCCGGGCGGCCGCGGCGGCGTGGGGGTCAAGGGGGCCACGGTCGGCGCCTTCGGCTTCGAGGGCGCGGGTACCCGTGCCCCAGTAGACGGTGGCCAGCGCGTGTTCCCCGGCCGGTTCCTCCGTCACGGCGAGCAGCCGCACGAACCAGTCGTGGACCGTGTCCCCGTCCCAGACGGCCTCGATCGCCACCACCCGGGCCCGGATGCCGGAGGCGATGGCGGCCAGTGACTCCAGGTCGAGCGGGCAGTCGGGGGTGCGGGCCACCCGGTCGCCGAAGTGGACGTAGCGGTCGGAGACCAACTCCTGGGCCTCGTAGAGGCCCACACCCTGGGCGCGGCGGGCCTCCCAGACCACGCGGACGGCGTACATCATGCGGTCCTGGAGGACGTACCCGTCCACCTGGCGGCGGATGCCCTCCGGGAGGCCCTCCCACAGTTCGGCCGTGCCGTCCAGGTCCTCGCTCACGCCGGGTCCTCCGGGACGAACAGGCTGACCTGGTAGGTCGAAGGGTGCTCGAGGCGGCCGCAGAAGAGGTCGATGCGGAGCTGCGACGGGTCGCTGACGGTGCCGTCGGCCCGCAGGCGGCCGACGTACGCCCGGACCTCCGACTCCTCGGCCGTCGAGAACAGCGGCTCCCAGCGGCCGCGGGCGTCCGCCGTCCGCTGGGTGGCTCGAATCCTGCTGCGTGCGCGCTTGCGTTGGCCCGGCATGGGGTCATGTTCGCCGTGGACGGCTCCCCGGTGCCACAGGGTTTCGACCGGCCGGGGTTTCACCTCGCCCCGGCCCCCCCTGCTAGAGGTACTGCCCGAAGTCGTCCAGGATCCGCAGGATCTCCGCCTCGCCCTCCGAGGGGAGCTGGAGGACGACCTCCTCGATGCCCAGGTCGGCGTAGTGGGACATCTTGCCGGGGGTGGGCTGGACGGCGTACGGGACCACCTGGAGGGACTTGGGGTCGCGGCCGGCGGCCTCCCAGACCTGGCGCAGCGCCGGGAGGGACTCCGTCAGGCCGCCTCCGCCGATCGGGAGCCAGCCGTCGCTGTGGTCGGCGATCGCCGCGAAGAGCTTCGGGCCCGCCTGGCCGCCGATCAGGGTGCGGGGGCCGTACAGGGGGACGCCCGGGGCGAGTTCGCGCGGGGTCTGCGCCGGCTTGGGGTGGGCCGAGCTGGCCTGGACGGAGGAGAACTGGCCGACGTACGCCGTGGGGTGCGGGGACCACAGGGTCCGCATCAGGGCCATGCGGTCGCGGACCAGCTCGCGGCGGGTGCGCCACTCGACTCCGTGGTCGGCGGCCTCCTCCACGTTCCAGCCGTAGCCGATGCCGAGCGTGACGCGGCCGCCGGACAGGTGGTCCAGCGTGGCGACCTGCTTCGCGAGGTCGATGGGGTCGTGCTGGGCGACGAGGGTGATGCCGGTGCCGAGGTGGAGCCGCTCGGTGACGGCGGAGGCCTGGCCGAGGGCGACGAAGGGGTCCAGGGTGCGCCCGTACATCTCCGGGAGCTCGCCGCCCATGGGGGCCGGGGTGACGCGGCTGACCGGGATGTGGGTGTGCTCGGGGAGGTAGAGACCGGAGAAGCCGCGTTCCTCCAGGGCGCGGGCGAGGGGGACGGGAGCGATGGTGCGGTCGGTGAGGAAGACGGTCGTGGCGATCCGCATGTGCGCTGACACCTCCGTGGTCTGGGGAGGGCCAAAGTACGGCTTCGCGCGTGCGGACGGCAGGGGCGCGCGTCGGCCATGGCGCGGGGCGGGAGGGGGAGTTGGCGTGGGGGTGGGGCGGGAGGCCTGGGAGGTCCTCCGTGGTCAGCCGCGCGGGTAGCGGGTCAGCCAGTTGGTGGAGGTGGCCGTCGGGCCGTGCAGGGCGGGGCCCTGGGTCATCTCCAGGGCGAAGTCGTCGGCGAGTTCCAGGACCGTGGCCCGGCCCTCGAGACCGGCGAGCCAGGCCGCAGGGAGGGCCGTTTCGCCGTGCTGGGCGCCCAGCAGGGAGCCGCACAGGGCGCCGGTGGCCGCGGAGTCGCCGCCGTGGTTGACGGCGAGGCGCAGGCCGTGCGCCACGTTCTCGGCGACGAGGGCGCAGTACACGGCGACGGCGAGGACCTCTTCGGCGGAACGGCCCTGGCCGGGGGACAGGTCCTCGATGGTCCGCGGTGAGGGGACGCCCGTGGTGACGGCGCCGAGCGCCCGCTGCAGGGCGTCGGTGACGGGCTGGTGGCCGGGGCGGACGCCGAGCAGGCCCAGTGCGCGCTGGACGGCGGAGTCGAGGGACTCGCCGCGGGTCAGGCCGTGGACGATGACGGCGTGCGCGCCGGCCGCCAGGTACGCGGTGGGGTGCCCGTGGCTCTGTACGGCGCACTCGACGGCGAGTTGGAGCACCAGGGCGGACTCCCAGCCGACCAGCAGCCCGAAGGGGGCGGAGCGGGTGGCGGCGCCGGGGTCCACGGCGGCCGGGTTCTTCGGCTGGGCGAGCGTGCCGAGGACTCCGTCGGCGAAGCCGGTCAGGCAGGAGCGGGCGGGGGAGCGGCGGGCGTAGAGCCACTCCTCCTGCGCGAGCCAGCCGTTGTCCTCGCGGCGCTCGTCGGGGCCCCAGTCGCTCTGGGTGAGGGCCCAGCGGAGGTAGGCGCGGTGCACGTCGGTCGGCGGGTGCCAGGCGCCGGTGTCCCGGCGCACGTGGGCCCGTATCAGGCCGTCCAGGGTGAAGAGGCCGAGCTGTGTGGCGGCGGTGACCCGGGTGCGGGGGGCCGTCGGTTCGGTGAGGCCGGCCGGGCCGTGGGTCTCGAGGAGCTCGGGGAGCGAGAGCGGGGCGACGGGTGCGCCGAGGGCGTCGCCGATGGCCGAGCCGAGGAGGGTTCCCCTGACGCGGCTACGGAAGTCCTGCTGCTCGGTGCGGCCCCAGAGGCCGGTGGTGACGGCGGCGCGGCCGCCCAGGGTGGCGCCGGCGGCGGGGCCGGTGGCGGGGCCGAGGCTGGTGGCTCCGCGGGTGGCTCCGCCGGTGGGTGCGGGGGCTGCCTGGAGGGGCGGGGCGGCCTCGGGCCTGCTCTGCTGCTCCCCGGACGTTTCCGTCGCCGTGTCCATCTCGATCCCCCCGGACTGCACGCGCGTGCTCTGGCGGGCACTGTAGTGGACAGTACCGATCGGGTCCGGAAGTAGTCGGTCGCGGGGGCGGTATGAGGGCGTGGAACGGCTTGATTCCGCCGGTCCTCCGGGGGCAAGGGGAAGCCCGTGGGCGCGGTGGTGCGGCACCCACGGGCGGGTTCCAGCCGGGCGTTCCAGCCGGATGTCCTAGCCGGGCGGCGTGCTCAGCAGGCCGTTACCCACAGGGAGCTGATGTTGTCGTTCCGGTTGTACTGGGAGGTGTTGCCCTTCCAGTTGCCCACCGGCCACGTGGAGCCCTGCTTGTTGGTGTCCAGGTAGGTGCAGACCGTCTTGCCGGTCCTGTTCCATACCGAGGAGACCTTGTCGTTCAGGCGGTAGTCGCCCAGGTTGTTGGTGCCGCTGCGGAAGTAGGCCGCTCCGCCGTATCCGTTGTCGTGCTCGTAGACGCAGAACTCGCCGACCTCACAGTTCCGCCAGGGCGTCTCGGCGGCGGGCGCCGCCACCGCCGGTGCGGTGAGTACCGCGGACATGGCCAGGGCCGCCGCGGCCGTGAAGGTGAGGAGGGAGCGTCGCGTTGACATCACAAGATCCGCCTTTGGTTGGGAACATGTGGATTCCTTCCCTCCACTAGAGCATCTGGATGCCGGGAGCCGAGCACGAGAACAAGCCCTTCTCTGGCCCATAGGGGGGCACATGCCGTTTACACGTGCAGACGTGACGTTTCTTCCCGGCCGTCGTCGGCGAGTACCGGTCCCCGTTCCCCCGCCGACCAGGCGCATGGCACGTTTTGACAGTCGCCTTCCCATCGGCTGGTTTCGGCCATGCCGTGTTCACGCGGCGTTATTCGCAGGCCCAGAGTCTCGGGGGCATGAAGAAGGCACTGCTCGCCGCGACCGTCGTCGCCTCCACGCTCACCGTCGCCCTCGTCGCGGCCCCCGCCGCCTCCGCCCACGGGTGGGACTTTCCCTGGGGCAACCACCACGGCAACTCCATCCCCTTCACCGAGGCCACCGTCACCGCCGGTGCCGACGGGGCGTACACCCTGAAGTGGAACGCCAAGGGCGCCAAGCGCGTGGAGATCAAGGCGAACGGCAAGGTCGTCGCCCGGGGCGGCGCCCAGGGCGAGGCCGTGGTCGGCGGGCTGCCCGCGGCCGACCGGCAGTGGTTCGACTTCGAGCCCGAGCGCGGCCAGGGGCTGCGCCTCGCCGACCGGCTGATCAAGCTGGAGGGCACCGCCAACTTCCGTGACGCGGGCGGCTACCGCACCACCAACGGCCAGTGGGTCAAGATGGGCGAGATCTACCGCTCCGACGCCCTGAACAAGCTCACCGACAACGACCTCGCCAAGCTCCAGCGCCTGCGCGTGAAGACGATCTTCGACCTCCGCATGGAGAGCGAGCGCACCAAGGACGTGGACAAGGTCCCGGCCGGCGCGCACTACGTCGTCGCCGACGTCTTCGCCGGCTCCGGCTCCTTCCAGGCCATGCCCAAGACCCCCGACGAGGCCGTCAAGGCCATGGTCGACGCCGAGAAGGCGATGGTCAGCGGGGAGGGCGGCAAGAAGGCCTACACCCAGGTGTTCGAGGGCATCGAGCGCGACCGCGACCGCTCCGTCCTGTTCCACTGCACCGCGGGCAAGGACCGTACCGGCTGGGCGAACGCCTCCCTGCTGACCGCCCTCGGCGTGCCGAGCGAGACCGTGATGGCCGACTACCTGGCCAGCAACGACTACCGCAAGGCCGCCAACGACGCGATCCTCTCGCACCTGCCGGCCGCCCAGGCCGCCGTGTACAAGCCGATGCTCGACGTCCGCGCCGAGTACCTCAACGCCGGGTACGACGAGGTCACCGCGAAGTTCGGCAGCTTCGACGCCTACCTCGAGGACGGCCTCGGCATCGACGGCCGCGAGCTGAAGCAGCTGAAGAAGGACCTCCTGGTCGGCTAGGCCGAGGGGGCCGCGCCCCGGTGGAGAGGACCGAAGGGTCCATTCCACCGGGGCGCGGCTCGCGGTCACGGGTGACGGATCACGGGGTGACGACGACCTCGTCCACGCGGCTGGAGGCGCTGAAGTGGGCCGTGGTGGGCTCGACGAACTTGGCGAGCCAGGAGCCGGTCGCGTCGGCGGTGAACTTCCTGGTGAAGGTGCCGTCCGCGGTGGTCTTGGACAGGCCCATGGGCTTCCACGCGATGGTTCCGGCGGGCCGGAAGTAGTAGCGGACCGTCTGGCCGGCGAAGGGCTTCCAGTCGGGGCTCTTCTCGGTCAGCTTTCCGGTGAGCGTGATCGGTCGGCCCTTCTTGACCGGCTCGGGCGCGGCGTTGAACTCCGGGATGGCCGTCGTCGTCCGTTCGGCGAGCCGCACCGCGGGCGTGACGGAGCCGCGGATGTCCGGGGTACCGACGTACCGCAGTCGCATGAAGCCCGGTCCGGGGTAGCGCACCCGCTCGTCGAACGCGTCTGCCGAGTTGGCCGTGACCGTCTGCTTCCTGACGGTGGTCCAGCCGGTCCTGCCGTCCGCCGAGTACTGGAAGTCCACCTCCAGCGAGGTGATGCCGGCCGGGACCTCCACGCTCAGGAACGTGCCCTTCACTTCCAGGTACTTGCTCTGCAGCAGCGTGGTCCCGAAGCCGATGAACGCGGTGCCGCCGGTGGTGTCCACCGTCACCTCCTGGGTGCCCGAGGACGCCCAGGGACTGTCGGCGCCGATCCGCCAGGTGGTGTCCTTCGTCAGGGGCACGGATCCCTCCAGCCGGCCCGCGCTCCCCGTCGTCAGGTGGTACGGCAGTCCGGCGCCGGTGTCGACGGCGATCCTCAGGCCCGCGGGCGCCGGCTTCCACGAGCCGTCGGCGGACTTCCAGGTGACCGTGCCGCTCACCTTGCCGGCCGTTCCGTAGGGGCCGGTCACGGTCGGGGAGTCCAAGGCGATGCGTGCGGCCGTGGACGCCGTCACGGGCACCGCCACGGAAGCCCGCTCCTCGGAGCCGTTGGCCCTGCTCGCGAGGTGGACGTACGTGGAGTCGTGGCCCGCCCGCGTCGTGCCGGACTCGGCGCCGGAGAAGGTGACCTTCGACGTGAAGTGTCCCTTGGCGTCGGCGGTCAGCGGTGAGCTGACGGTGCCGGTCCGGGTCGTGAACGCGCCGCCCGCGTACGGCTTCAGCGAGCCGTTACGCGGGTCGTAGAGCTTGATGTCACCCGAGACCACGGTGTCCGGCCGCGCGAACGACACCCCGTTCGTGGCCTTCAGGTTCGTGAAGGACGGCCGCACCTGGTAGGTCAGCACGGCCTTGTCCTTGTGGAGGACGGTTTCGCCCCCGGTGCCGTCGTACTCCACGTCGACGGCGTACTCGCCGAGATCGGCGAGCTTCAGCGGGGCGGTCCGTACCGGGAACCACGTGGGGTCCGGGTCCCCGCAGGAATCCGCGCAGGGATCCCAATCCTCCGGACGGACCGGGTGGAAGCTCGTGACGGTGGCGACCCGCTTGGTCGTGCCCTTCTTGCGCAGGTGCACCTTGAGGTCCTTGGGCGGATCACCGGAGAAGTCCAGGGTGACCGTCTCGTGCTCCACGCGTGCGCTGAAGCCCTTCGGCCGGGATTCGTCGGCCTGGGCGGCCGTGGGCACGGCCAGTACGGCTCCCAGAGCCGTCGCCGTGCAGAGCACGGCGGTGATGCGCTTGTTCATGTATCCCCCGGGGATGACGTCCGTCACTCACCGAGGAGACCGCTCACCCCGCCCGATGGTTGTACGGGGACGGGGTGTGTGCGGACGCGTCCGTGCGCGCGCCGGCCCGGCGGCTCACGCACGGACGCGTCCGGCGGCGACTCAGTCCAGGACCGGCAGCAGCTCCGGCAGGTGGCCGTCCGAGGCGCGGGCCGCGGCCTGCCGCTCCTGCGGTACCTCCCCGTAGAGGGTCGTACGGGCCTTCGCGGGCCGGCCGGCGGCCTCGGCGACGGCGATCAGGTCCCGCACGGACTTGTACGAGCCGTAGCTGGAGCCGGCCATCCGCGAGATGGTCTCCTCCATCAGGGTTCCGCCCAGGTCGTTGGCGCCCGAGCGGAGCATCTCGGCCGCGCCCTCCGAGCCCAGCTTCACCCAGCTGGTCTGGATGTTGGTGATGTGCGGGTGGAGCAGGATGCGGGCCATCGCCGTCACGGCGCGGTTGTCGCGCACCGTCGGGCCGGGGCGCGCGATGCCCGCGAGGTAGACGGGGGCGTTGGTGTGGATGAAGGGGAGGGTCACGAACTCCGTGAAGCCCTCCACCCCCTTGGCGTGCGCCTCCTGCTGCATGCGCGCCAGCGTGCGGAAGTGGCCCAGCCAGTGGCGGGGCTGGTCCACGTGCCCGTACATCATCGTGGAGGAGGAGCGGATGCCCAGCTCGTGCGCGGTGGAGACCACGTCGATCCAGTCCGCCGTCGGCAGCTTGCCCTTGGTGAGGACCCAGCGGACCTCGTCGTCCAGGATCTCCGCCGCCGTACCGGGGATGGAGTCGAGACCGGCCTCCTTGGCCGCGGTCAGCCAGTCCCGTACCGACATCCCCGTGCGCGTCGCGCCGTTGACGACTTCCATCGGGGAGAAGGCGTGCACGTGCATGCCGGGCACGCGCGCCTTCACGGCCCGCGCGATGTCGAAGTAGGCCGTCCCGGGCAGGTCCGGGTGGATCCCGCCCTGCATGCACACCTCGACCGCGCCCACGTCCCACGCCTGCGCGGCCCGGTCGGCGACCTGGTCGAGCGAGAGGGTGTACGCGTCCGCGTCCGTGCGGCGCTGCGCGAAGGCGCAGAAGCGGCAGCCGGTGTAACAGACGTTGGTGAAGTTGATGTTGCGGGTCACGATGTACGTGACGTCCTCGCCCACCACGGACTTGCGCAGGTCGTCCGCGATCCGGCAGAGCGCGTCCAGCGCCGGGCCGTCCGCGTGCAGCAGGGCGAGCGCCTGCTCGTCGGTGAGCTTCGTCGGGTCGTCGGCGGCCTGCGCGAGCGCCGCCCGTACGTCGGTGTCGATGCGCTCGGGATCGGGGACCATGCCGGGGGCCGCGGCCTCGCGCAGGGCCTCCCAGTCGCCGTAGACCTCGTCGAAGTCGTCGCGGCGGTCGCCGGTACGGCCCTGCGTGTCGATGGTGGTGTGCAGGTCGGTGCGGCCGTAGGCGGTGAAGCCCTCGTCCGGCTCCTGCCACGGCCGGCCCTCGACGGTCGCGGACTCGTCCGCGAGCCCGCTGTCCGCGTCGGCCAGCGCGCGTACGTGGGGCAGCAGGCGGGGGTCCAGCCAGGGCTCGCCGCGCTGGAGGAACTCCGGGTAGATGGTGAGGCGTTCGCGGAGCTCGAAACCGGCGGACGCGGTGCGCTCGGCGAGCTCCTCGATGTGCGGCCAGGGGCGCTCGGGGTTCACGTGGTCGGGGGTGAGCGGGGAGACCCCGCCCCAGTCGTCGATGCCGGCGCCGACGATCAGCGCGTACTCGGAGTCCACCAGGTTCGGCGGGGCCTGGATGCGGGCGCTCGGTCCCAGGATGTGGCGGGCCACGGCGATGGCCGCCGCGAGCTCCTCCAGCTCCGCGTCGGGCATGGCGCGCATGGCGGTGTCGGGCTTGGCCCGGAAGTTCTGGACGATGACTTCCTGGATGCCGTGGTAGCTGCGCTGGATCCGGCGCAGCTCGAAGAAGGCGTCCGCGCGCTCCTCGTAGGACTCGCCGATGCCGATCAGCACCCCGGTGGTGAAGGGCACGTTGGAGCGTCCGGCGTCTTCGAGCACGCGCAGCCGGACGGCCGGGTCCTTGTCGGGGGAGCCGTGGTGGGGGCCGCCGGGCTCGGACCACAGGCGGGTGGCGGTGGTCTCCAGCATCATGCCCATGGACGGGGCGACGGGCTTGAGGCGCTGGAGGTCCGACCAGGACAGCACACCGGGGTTGAGGTGGGGGAGGAGGCCGGTCTCCTCCAGGACGCGGATGGCCATGGCGCGCACGTAGGCGAGGGTGTCGTCGTAGCCGTGCGCGTCGAGCCACTCGCGGGCCTCGGGCCAGCGGTCCTCCGGCCGGTCGCCGAGCGTGAACAGTGCTTCCTTGCAGCCGAGGGCCGCACCCTTGCGGGCTATGTCGAGGACCTCGTCGGGGGACAGGTACATCCCGTGGCCCTCGCGGCGGAGCTTGCCGGGGACCGTGACGAAGGTGCAGTAGTGGCACTTGTCGCGGCACAGCCGGGTGAGGGGGATGAAGACCTTGCGCGAGTAGGTGATGACGCCGGGCCGCCCCGCGGCTTGGAGGCCGGAGTCCCTGACCCGAGCGGCGGAGGCGGCGAGGTCCTTCAGGGCCTCGCCGCGCGCCTGCAGGAGTACGGCCGCCTCGGTCGCGTCGAGCGCGACGCCGTCGCGGGCGCGGCGGAGCGCGCGGCGCATCGAGTTCTCGGTCGGAGCGTCACTCGGAGTGGTCATGGCCCGAGCATACGATCAGCTCGCGCGCGCACGGAGGGGCTCATCGCATCAGTTCCCCGGCGTTGACCAGCAGAGACTGGCCTGTTATCGCCCGTGCGCGGTCGGAGGCGAGGAAGGCGGCGGCGTCCGCGACGTCCCCGTCGGTGGCCAGGTCGGGCAGTGCCATGCGGTCGGTGAGGCGGGCGTGCACCTCGGCCTCCGGGACGCCCTCGGTGTGCGCGGTGAAGGTGACGAAGGCCTGGACCGGGGGGCCCCACATCCAGCCGGGGAGCACGGTGTTCACGCGGATGCGGTGCGGGCCGAGCTCGCGGGCCATGGAGTACATGGCGGAGGTCAGGGCGCCCTTGGAGGCGGCGTAGGCGGCCTGCTGCACCTCGTTGGGGGAGGCGATGGCCGACTGGGTGCCGATGATGACGACGGAGCCGCCGGCGCGCTTCAGCGCGGGCAGGCAGGCGCGGGTCATGCGCAGGGTGCCGAGGAGGTTGACGTCGAGGATCTGCTGCCAGGTGCCGAAGTCGGCGTCTTCCAGGCCGCCGAAGTACGAGTCCCAGGCGGCGACGTGGACGACGGCGTCGACCCCGCCGAAGCGGTCCTGGGCGAGTGCGGCGAGTGCTTCGCACTGGCGCTCGTCGGAGATGTCGGTCGGGAGGTACGCGGTGTGCGTGCCGTCGGGGTCGATCTCGGCGGCGGCCTTGGCGAGGTTGGCCTCGGTCCGGGCCCCGAGCACGGCGTTGCCGCCGTCGCGGACGACGGTGGCGGCGACCTGGTGGCCGAGGCCGGCGCCTACGCCGGAGACGATGACGGTCTTGCCCTGCAGCAGTAGCGGCGACGGTGACATGATGCAGCCCTCCTGGCGGCCCGATGGATCTGACGGGGCGTCAGGCTACGGTGTGGGGGGCGGGGAGGGAAGGGTGTGCGGGTGCGGGTGCGGGGTCCCGGGTGCGGCGGCGTTGCCGGGGACGCTGTCCCCGGGCCCCTGCGCCTCAAGCGCCGGCGGGGCTGGGGTTGTGCCGGTGTGGTGCTTGCTGCGGGCGGGGGTCGGTGCCGGGGGCGGGGTGGGGTGTTGGCCTGGACTGCATGATTTAGGCGCCCTGTGCCCTGCTTCGACAGTGATTCCGAGAAGTGCGCCACAAATCACGCTTTACGTCCCGGCCAACACCCCACCCCGCCCCCGTCCCCGCCCCCGGTACGCAGCCCCCGACCGCGTCGTTCTTTCAGCCGTCCGGCGTTTGAGGACCGGGGTCTGGGGCGGAGCCCCAGGGGTCCGGGCGCAGCCCGGGGCCCCCTTCCGGCCCGCCCGTGCTACTCCAGCCGTCCGGCGTTTGAGGACCGGGGTTTGGGGCGGAGCCCCAGGGTCCGGGCGCAGCCCGGTAGCCCTGCTCTTGAGCCCGTCCGGCGTTTGAGGACCGGGGTCCGGGCAGCGCCCGGGGAACGGTGGAAGGGCGGGTAGGGGACTCCGCCCCGCGCAGCGGCAACGGTCGCAGCAGGGGACTTCGCCCGCGCAGCGGTAAGGGTCGCGGCAAGGGACTCTCCGCCCCGCGCAGCGGTGAGGGGGGCGCGCCGCAGGGTGGGTTAGGGGGTCAGGCGGGTTAGGCCCTGGTGGATCTCCGGGGCCGTGTGCGTCGTGAAGGACAGGCGGAGGGTTCGGGGGTCCGGGTCGCGGGCGAAGAAGGGGGCTCCGGGGACGAAGGCGACCCCGCGGGAGGTGGCCGCGCGGAGCAAGGCCATCGCGTCGTGTCCCTCGGGCAGCCGGGCCCAGACGAACATCCCGCCCTCCGGGCGGTTCCACGTGGAGCCCGGCGGCAGGGCGGTGGGCAGGCCCGACAGGAGGGCATCGCGCCGGATCCGGTACGCGTCGCGGACCCCCGCCACGTGCGCGTCGAGGTCCGCCGTACGCAAGTACTCCGCCGCCGCCAGCTGGTCGACCGTCGAGGTGTGCAGGTCCGCCGCCTGCTTCGCGAGCGCCGCGCCCCGCAGCAGCGCGGCCGGCGCGCGCAGCCAGCCGAGCCGGAGCCCGGGGGCCATGACCTTCGAGAAGCTGCCGAGCAGCGCCGTGCGGTCCTCGGCCCCGGGGTAGGAGGCGAGCCGGGGCAGCGCGCGGCCCTCGTAGCGGAGTTCACCGTACGGGTCGTCCTCCAGGAGCCACAGGCCGAGCCGGGCCGCGACGGCCGCGATCTCTGCGCGGCGGTCGGCGGGGAGGGTGCGTCCGGTCGGGTTCTGGAAGGTGGGGATCGTGTAGAGCAGCTTGGGGCGTTCGCGGGCGACGAGTTCGGCCAGGGCGTCCGGGAGGATGCCCTGGTCGTCGCACGGGACGGGGATCACCCGGGCGCCGGCGAGCTCGAACCCCTGGAGCGCCGCCAGGTAGGTGGGGTTCTCGACGAGCACCGCGTCGCCCGGCTCGATGAGCGCGGTCGTGATCAGGCCGAGCCCCTGCTGCGATCCGGTGGTGATCAGCAGGTCGTCGGCGGTGGTCGGCAGTCCTTGCCGGCCGATCCGGGCCGCCACCGCCGCGCGCAGTTCGGGGTCGCCCTCGGTGGTCGAGTACTGGAGGGCGCGGCCCGCGGACCGCGCGAAGGCGGCGTCGTACGCCGCCCGCAGGCCCTCGGTGTCGAAGAGCTCGGGGGCGGGCAGGCCGCCGGCGAAGGAGATCATGCCGGGCTGGGCGGTGACGGCGAGGATCTCGCGCACGGCGGAGGGAGCGGTCGTACGGATCCGGGCGGCGAAGGGCGGCGGCGGGGTGGTGACCGGCGGGGTGGTGACCGGCGAGGTGGAGGGCGGTGCGGAGGCGGGCGCTGAGGCGGGCACGGTGGCTCCTTCGGGAGGCGGGTGCGGGCATCGTAGCCGTGAATAGGTGTAGACGGCAGCTATGTATCGGATACTGAACGGCCCCCAGGGACTCCACATCTGACGTCGCATCAGCTAGACCGTCTCCCATGACAGCAGACGAGCGGAACACGCGGGCCGACGACTACGCCGAGCTCGC
Protein-coding sequences here:
- a CDS encoding aminotransferase-like domain-containing protein; the encoded protein is MPASAPASAPPSTSPVTTPPVTTPPPPFAARIRTTAPSAVREILAVTAQPGMISFAGGLPAPELFDTEGLRAAYDAAFARSAGRALQYSTTEGDPELRAAVAARIGRQGLPTTADDLLITTGSQQGLGLITTALIEPGDAVLVENPTYLAALQGFELAGARVIPVPCDDQGILPDALAELVARERPKLLYTIPTFQNPTGRTLPADRRAEIAAVAARLGLWLLEDDPYGELRYEGRALPRLASYPGAEDRTALLGSFSKVMAPGLRLGWLRAPAALLRGAALAKQAADLHTSTVDQLAAAEYLRTADLDAHVAGVRDAYRIRRDALLSGLPTALPPGSTWNRPEGGMFVWARLPEGHDAMALLRAATSRGVAFVPGAPFFARDPDPRTLRLSFTTHTAPEIHQGLTRLTP
- a CDS encoding SDR family oxidoreductase yields the protein MSPSPLLLQGKTVIVSGVGAGLGHQVAATVVRDGGNAVLGARTEANLAKAAAEIDPDGTHTAYLPTDISDERQCEALAALAQDRFGGVDAVVHVAAWDSYFGGLEDADFGTWQQILDVNLLGTLRMTRACLPALKRAGGSVVIIGTQSAIASPNEVQQAAYAASKGALTSAMYSMARELGPHRIRVNTVLPGWMWGPPVQAFVTFTAHTEGVPEAEVHARLTDRMALPDLATDGDVADAAAFLASDRARAITGQSLLVNAGELMR